Part of the Lotus japonicus ecotype B-129 chromosome 6, LjGifu_v1.2 genome, GAAGTGAAAACAACGCTAGACTACATGAGCGCGAAGCGAGGCCAAAGCCTCATCAACGTTCTGGTACAAAATATGACGGCATTCCGCTATCGAAAACTGCAACATCTGAGTCTCAAACCCAAATACATGGGCTGATTTAGATAGAATATCCGCCACAGTTGGCTTCACGGAGAACCAGGTTGAACCGAACCTCCACATTCTGCGGGATCACACGGCGAATAGCACCCACCATGTCCAAGAAAGGACTAACCAACGACGTCGAAGTTGTAATAGCCGCCACAGCTTTCGCCGAATCTCTCTCTATCACTAGCTTAGTGAATGATTCCCGGCACACAACCTCCAGCGCAGGACGAATGCCCCATAGCTCAGCTAAAAGGGGGTTAGAGGTGCCAAGGCGCCTACAAAACCCCTGCAACCAGTGGCCAAAGCTGTCCCTAAGAACACCGCCACACGTCGCCTCACCGGTGCCCCAAACCGAGTCATCAACATTATACTTGACCCATCCAAACGCGGGAAACAGTCAGCAGGGACTTGAACTGCTTCATCTGTTACAACCATGGCACTGTCGTGAATACTCGAGTTCACTCACCAATGGACCTGATCAATGTCCACCGAGAGTGATTGAAGATCACGTCGTTACGCATTCGCCAAAGGCACCAAATACTAACTGCAAAACGCTGCACCCATAGCTCCTTATCTCGTGCTGCAGGTCCTCCCTGCATGTTCCAGAAAATCCAGTCGCGCAGATTCATGGAGAAGAACTGGTGGGTATCTGCACCCAACAACGCAAGGTGCCAAACATAACTCACAAAGGAACAATCACGAAGGGCATGTAGGACCGATTACACTCAGAACCACAGATGGGACAAAGGTCATCATCTTCAAGTTGGTTGAATCTTGAAACTATTTATTCCGTAagtcaaattaaattttttttaggatCAAATTAAATATCAAGTAAAGACTCAAGTCGATAAAACCAAGAATTCAAATTATAATATGTCAGAAAATGTCTCAAGTTTGTTTTGATCGGTTCAATATACTCTCTAATCTTTCCCTGTATTGAAAAAACTGGACGGTAAACATTACTAACTTGGTTTTAAGCACAAATAATTAACGCTTTGGTGGCATCTACTTCAAAGTGGAGGATGACATTACCTTCATTTTTGGTTCTGATGGTTCTAGTGTGCTTATGGCGCATTTGTCTATAGCCTTATAGTAACAGCTAAAATCACCCACTTCATGAAACTCTACTTCTAACACTTGTTGCAGCCATAATTGAAATTAGGAGTTCAATAACCGTAATTGAAGCTATATCCACACCTGCAACAAAAAATAGTCGAAAATTCAAGCATCTATACATTGTTATTGCAAATACAACTGAATTAATATTGACAAATATAATGCAACAAGAAATGAAAGCGTGATGGACCTGCATCTAATGAAGCTGCAGCCACTTATTTTGGCAACATAGTATTTGCAATGGGGGCACCTCTTCCACCTCTTATCTTTAGCAAGCTTCATCAGCATCATATCTTCCTTCCCCCTCTCATCCTTACCCAGCTTCTGAAACTCATCGCACGTGACCTCCGCGTGCCATGGTACCTTGCACTGCGCGCAGAACAACCTCCTGCAATTGGGGCACTCCGATTCCCTGACCTTCTCCTTCCCGTCATTCACCAACAGAGCAGAGCAGTCCGGGAAGGGGCAATAGAATTTCTCCGACGCCGCGATCATCGCCTCGCACGACGCCATCAGCCACCGGTCCAGCACCTCCACCGGGAGAATGGAACGGCAATTCTCCGCCTCTAATTGGCCTGAGCATCCCGGAACGGGGCACTGGTAGAAGGCTCATGGGCTTATAGATATTGGGCTAAAATATAGTTTCATACCATatctcttttattattattgttttatgattCCAGCCTTTTATTATATTTCATgttctagagtattctattactTAGGATGGTGCCACGTGTAAGGTCACTTTTCATTCCTTAAGTAAGTTAGTTACTATAAATTGTATTGCTTCCATTATGAAAGGTTAACAAGAAAATTGACaaacttttattttatcttcttttcttagttttcttttggttttcttCCTTTGATTTTGCTTGGTAGAGTTTCTCTCTACCAATTTGGTGCTTTCATCATTCTGTACTCATGCATCTACCAACAAATCTGTATCAGCAAGCTCTGCTTCACTCGGATTTGATACATGATCCAACCATGATTTCACTGTGGCTTTCTAACATGAACAACAAGTTTTATGGGCACACTACTACTGATTCTGGGTTCAATGATACAGTTATAAATTACCCACATATTCCGCCTCAACCCCCACCACCCACACACCCATCACCATCTTCCACCTACTACCCACCACATCAACCCTCTTTTGCATACGCACAACATGCATCCCACCAATACCAACAAATTACTCATACACATCACCCACACCCAGATATGTCTTTCTACCATTCAAAACACCCAGCTTATTACTCACCGCCACAACTCCCACCAACCCCATATTATTACCCAAACCATAACCCACATATTTCACGAGTTCAGACGCACAAGACCAAGGATAGCTCAGAACTTCCCTCATTCGATGGAGCAAACCCAAGTTCTTGGCTATTGGAGGTTGGATTATACTTCCTTCAGAATCCCTACCCATGGGAAACCCGTTTCCAGCTGCTTGCTCAGTGCATGAGAGGACAAGCTTTAACATGGTTTGAGATAGTGCATGATCAGATTGACTCATGGGAGAAATTTAGGGATGATTTCAAGTGGCAATTTATAACAAACAGTGTTGTCTTCAACAGTAGAAACAACCGATCAAAGAAATCTGCTGCAAAGCCATTTACGAATTTGTTCCACTATGCAAACTCGGTTCCAACTTCAAGCAGAGCTGAAAAATCTCACAACTCTGGGTTTCAAACCACATCAGAGGTTGCATTTTCCACCACATCTGACCAAGCTATTCCTCAGCGTGTTGCTTTGTGCAGTGGGACTCTACAGACACCTGATTCTCTCTCCGAACCTGTGGACATTTCCCAAGATGATCCTCAAATTAAATCTGCACTCGTTACATCCCTAGATTTGGTTATGGAGAAGTCTAAGGTTATCTCTGCTCCAAACTTTACCCAGGTTCTTTCCATCCCGTCCCAGCTTAGGTCTGATACTATTTTCCCTATATTAGACACTGTTTCACAAACTGCACCCCAACTGCTTGATCAAATGCATGAGAAAGAAtctgaaaagaaaaatgttGTTGCTAATTCCGAAAATCATGTGATGACTGAGTTACGTGAAATGGATAACAAACTATTTGATCCTGGTATTTTCAATGCTACTTTCACTCTACCCGATGATGACCTCTCTCAGTGCGTTCTTGGAAATTCACAAGTGGTTAAATCTCGACGCGGCAAGGATCTCTTGCTCCAAAAGGAGGTGGAAGCACTCTCTACAGCTAGATCAGAGGACGAAAACAATGATGACTCTAGCCAGATTTCAATGTTGATAAATTCGTTCCCTGACTCTCGAGTTCAATCTGAACACTTTCTCGTCCAGGACAAAAATTCCTACTATGTGGTTCTGGCAGTGACTAAACATCAAGAAAAATCTATGAAGTCTTCTAATCAGATGATTGATAAGGGCCTTGAAATTGCATCCTTAGTGGATTCTCACCTGGATTCATCTGCGCAGTTGGTTCATTTTGGGTATGAGGATATACCAATGGATAAGACTAAGGGTAGGTCCTAAAAGGTTTCTGACCAGGTGATATCTAATTCAATTCCTAATACACACAACCTGTTTGAGAAAATGCCAAAAAGAGGGAATGCACAGACACACATTGATCACAACATAGCAGACCTGCTTATGGAATTACCCTTTACTAGTTTTCTTTGGTGGCAATTTCCTCACTTTATGCAATTAGACCCTCACTGTGAAGCTCTAATATCTGGATTACTTGAGCTATCCATACTACAGTTTGATCCTGGAATTCTTGTTGCAAGGTTTATTTTCTCACTGCCTATGCCTCAAATACTTGGTTTAATTCAGAAATTGTTTGATCCGGAGATTACTTTGATAACATGTGGTTCTATCTCTAATTGGCTTGATTATCCTACGTTGTACTTGACCCTGCACATGGGAGACTTTGCATGCTCCCGTTCACACACACTTGAGTTCATGGAGCTTAAGTTTGGTCTGTCTGATGCTGATTCTTCTGTCCAACATGGACTATCTAACTCTACATTTGATCCTGGTATATTGAATGCTCCTTATTTTCAAGCCTGTGACCACTATGCAATGCTTCATTATTTGCCAACCCCAATTCAAAGGCTTTCTCTACTAGCCAAGAGTGAATCTAATGGTATAGTCCCTAAATTGAACTCTGAAGCAAAAGCTGAGCAGGAAACAACTCAGAAGGCTGATTTTGTTGTGGAACCTATGTTGGTCGAAGAACTTTCTACTAGCTATGAGATACTTTCAACAAAGGTTTCTCTCTTACCTTGTGCACAAAGCTCAATTGAGGAATTATACAATACTGGTATTCTTGTTCATGGGTTGTTTGCATCATTGCTGATAGCTCCTAAGTTCACAGAATTCATCCCAACATTGGAATTGATTCTGGAAGTGTTTGATCCTGATGTCTCAATGTTTGAGAAGTATCCTAAAATTGATTTTCATTTTAACTCACTATTCACGCATCTGCACCTGGATGAAGCTATACAATTGTTGTTGGCCTATGGTGACTTCTTTAAACATGATATGGGAGATTTATCAAGTTACCTGAGACAAGATCAATTGGTTTATGAAATTCAGCATGCACCTTGTATTACCCAATACCTTCACTGGTATATGAGGCAAGCATATTCTGACCCTATGTTATATGTTTTTGTTGCTGGTGGGGACATAGTGCTCTGGCATAGCACAATATTAAAGGAGTTAAGTGCGATAGCAGTGGAGACTAGAAAGATACAACAATTGGCATCCTTCATTGATTTGTATGGTCCAATTCTGCTGCCATTTGATCCAGGGATATTAGCTACATTAGATAGAACTGACAGTATTTTTTTTCTGCTCTTTGTTTCACACAAAGTGCTACTCTCAGCAATGTCATCTCAACTCTTTTGCTACTGATCGTGCACACTTCTACAAGACTCGTGGATTACCTTTGACTATCCGAGATTTCCCCCACAAACATGACCCACCTGATCTTCTCCCTTGCCAATCACAGTTGGGTCACAACTTCTCTTCACATGAAGCATTGATTGAGCGATGGACCGCACTTGGGCTTTCCTTTTTGCATCAGCTCCTTGCAAATGGCCTGCACTATAAACTTGCTTCAACACACTTATGCAAGTTCCGCCAGTTGACCTTCATTAGGTGTTTCTATTGCAACAAACAGGAGACTGCAGAACCTTCCTCACTAACATACAGAACATATTGGGGAGACAACTGCTATTCACGTGGCTCACTTATGGAGCACTGGACCTATCTCCTTGGGTTCCTCGTTGACCGTTGGGATGCATCACCTGAACTATCTGTTACTTCTCAATTGAACCATGGCATTGTTTTCCCCTGGGACATGGTTCACCATATTACTTGTGTTGCTCTATCGCTATACCATGCTCCCTTAAGTCCCCCATTCAGCATGCTGGccatttcttttatatttagcCAAGTTGATGGTTCTCTTCTGACATGGATTCTACACATTGCTTGGTTACACTTGTGTTGGATATTGGGTCAGCTCGTTtggattcatttttttttccaacccatccttgaggacaaggatgCTCTTTGAGGGGATGGTAATGGTAGAAGGCTCATGGGCTTATAGATATTGGGCTAAAATATAGTTTCATACCATatctcttttattattattgttttatgattCCAGCCTTTTATTATATTTCATgttctagagtattctattactTAGGATGGTGCCACATGTAAGGTCACTTTTCATTCCTTAAGTAAGTTAGTTACTATAAATTGTATTGCTTCCATTATGAAAGGTTAACAAGAAAATTGACaaacttttattttatcttcttttcttagttttcttttggttttcttCCTTTGATTTTGCTTGGTAGAGTTTCTCTCTACCAGGCACCTGATGTTGGTCACGTTGTCCTCAACCTTGGTTCCGATGTACGTGGAAACACAGTCGGAGCAATATGCATGGGAGCAACCGGTGATGGTGAAGGAGTCCCTAGTCGTTTTGGTGTCCGTGCAGATTTCGCAGACGAACGGCGCGTCCTTTGAACTCTCTCCTCTTTCGAATTTTCTGCGTTTGGTGGAAGGGGTTTTTGGAGGTATGAAACTGAGGACCTTAACGTCGTCGTCGTCGTCGGAGTCACAGAGATCGATGACCTCGGCGGTGGAAGGGGGAACGACGCCTCTTTTTCTTGGTTGGCGAGGGAAGGGTGGTGATGGTGTCTCTGTTTTTAGACTCATCGGGGAAGGGTTTTGGATTTTGGTGATCGAGGATTCAGGGTAACTGAGTAAGTGCTGCTCACACTGCCACTTTACTTTGATGGCTTATGATGCAAgtctcttaaaaaaaaaaaactagaagcaATCCCTAAATAGCCAATTAGGGTTTTATCAAGATATCGACGCAACTATGAGATTAATTCTTTCGAGCCATTACATTAAGTAAAAGAGATCTTCCAACAATCATTCCTCATACAAACAAATCAAATCTTGAGTGATTAAAGAGCTCAACCATCTACCGATCTACTGTGCTGGACTTGGTTAGTAAATGATAATTCCGGTATAAGGGAAAACTATATACCAACTCAAATTAAGATATACATAAatagaaaattttgaaattagaaatatattaaattaaattaggatTATATACGGTAAATTAGATTAGTTTTCATATATTCcttctttttttgaaatatattcCTTCTTATTTAATTAGATTTGGGTGGTGTACATTAGTGTCAATAcagaaaaaaattatctttcCGTTAAATATTTTAACCTTTATAAATAGAATTTGGAGCCTGTTGGTTGAAGTCCATGTTTCCaggatcattttttttttgttacaaaggaAAAGGATAAATTTCTTTGAATCTTGAAACTAATTATTCCGTAAGTCAAATTAAATATCAAGTAAAGTATTTTCCAAGTGTAACAAAAACTATCAAGTAAAGACACATGACGGTAAAACCAAAGATTTAAATTAGGATATCTCAAAAAATGACTCAAGTTTGTTATGATCGGTTGAATATACTCTAATCTTTCCTTGCATTTGAAAAACTGGAGGGTATACATTACTGACTTGCCTAGAGGATGATATTACCTTCATTTTTTATGTTCTATCCTTTAACTTCTTTTCATGAGCATAAAACATGGTTGAACTTGATGCCTAATTGTAATTGCTATTAATCATCTTATTCGGTTGTCCTCTCTATAAATATTAACTATATATCTTGATGTAAAAGTAAAAAGCTCCCTCATCGAAATCCATACAAACGACAGAAAAGTAGAGGAAAGACCATTCTCATTATTCTGGCTCAATTTAGCTACAATAGTGCTTGTTATAGTCTATCAATGAAAGTAACCAAATGTAACTACGATCTATTTCGTCTTCATTTTTAAGGCACTTTTACTTAATTCTCTAGGattaaaaaagtaattaattgtaataaatttgtaaaaagttttattagttttccttaaggcaatgggtttAACCAATGTTGACGTCAAGTCTATTTTAAAGTCTTCACCTCACTCATATTTAACCAATGTGAAACTCTAACTCACACTTAAACTCTTAATTCTCAACATTGAGTTTGATTGTAAGCTGCGTGGCAGAACTAAGTTCAATGAGTGGTACCCCTTGTTGACTTTGTATTgggtggcaccccttgtgccttttaattgattaattgcttacccaaaaaaatgaGTGGTGTGGTAGAGGAGGTGGCCCTTGAACTAGAGGAGGTAGTAGATATAATGAACTAGTGGAGGCAATTTGGATTGAAGAAAGGGTTGTTAGGCAACAAGGTCTTTTAATACCAGAGAGGAGAATGGCTTCTATTATTTAGCCAATCATTTACAAATGTTGAGTAATGTGGTGATTGATAGTTACTGGAAAGTAATTATTGTTAGTGGGGACAGATTATTGCTATTAATGTTAGTGGAGATAATTAGTGGTTATTGGAGTGATTTAGTTAGGGATGGCAATTTCCATCCGAAGATGGAGATTCCCGTGGGGACTGCCCCGTTTGTGGCCCTGAACTTGGGGAACTTTTCGCCGTGGGGATGGGGACGGGGATGAAAATGCCTCCGATAAGAATTTGGGGACGGGGATGGGGATCACTCTTCCTGCCCTGTGGGGCCCCCGCCCCGTGtatataagtaaaaaaatacaataaCGTACTTCCAAATATTGAAT contains:
- the LOC130725539 gene encoding uncharacterized protein LOC130725539; translated protein: MSLKTETPSPPFPRQPRKRGVVPPSTAEVIDLCDSDDDDDVKVLSFIPPKTPSTKRRKFERGESSKDAPFVCEICTDTKTTRDSFTITGCSHAYCSDCVSTYIGTKVEDNVTNIRCLCPVPGCSGQLEAENCRSILPVEVLDRWLMASCEAMIAASEKFYCPFPDCSALLVNDGKEKVRESECPNCRRLFCAQCKVPWHAEVTCDEFQKLGKDERGKEDMMLMKLAKDKRWKRCPHCKYYVAKISGCSFIRCRCGYSFNYDTHQFFSMNLRDWIFWNMQGGPAARDKELWVQRFAYNVDDSVWGTGEATCGGVLRDSFGHWLQGFCRRLGTSNPLLAELWGIRPALEVVCRESFTKLVIERDSAKAVAAITTSTSLVSPFLDMVGAIRRVIPQNVEVRFNLVLREANCGGYSI